TTAATTACCTATCCTCGagcccaccccagagcccctgcaggcagcacaacccaatcccaatcccacagagcactcagtgcctcACGTACGCCAGCTTGTGGAGTGCAAGGATGCCTTTGTCAGTGACATTGCCACAGGAGATgatcttcagctgctgcaggctcttcTGGAGGTTGTTGGTCTCGCTGAGCCTCTGCAGACACTGGTCCTGGATGTACATGCACTTCTCCAGCCTGATGTCTGTGACGTGCTCCAGGCCATCTGCAGGGGACAAGGGAGGGTTTGCTCCAGAATTCCAGGAGCAGCCTGATACTACAGGgataaaatgtttctaaaatcatggaatattcAGGGGAGTTAGAAAGGAAGGACAGGCCTGGTAGGCCCTGGGGAAATGTTAGGCTGCACCTGTATAATCACTGAATGACCATGATAAATGATAGGATTGTTAGATGCAATGATTGTTTGGTAATTACATATAATTACTGTTTAATTGTAAcaagaatcatgagaaacttATGTTGGGGGCTTTGATGAAAATTACAAAATCTATGCTTGGATGAAATcaatgtatacaatagaacaatataagtttaataattcaTATGTAGTTATATAACAATGAGGGTATAAAAACATGTTCATCCTGAACCCATGTCAGAGTCAGCTTTGGGTCTGTgcccctgacacccagagctcctcaATAAAAACCCTGCACAGAATCATTCCCTGATTTTGTGTTCCTGAACACTAACAAGCCTGTGCTGGTTGTTAAGTTCTCAATTTAATAACTGCCCCTAAAACCACCCAGCAACACATTCCTTTATACAGTGGGGCTGTAGCACACAATGAACCTCCAAAGTCCTTCTGTGGTACTTCAGATTTAGGAAAACATCGGGGTTTGAATTGTTTCAGTAAGATTTCAAGAGCTTTGAAATGGGCAAGTAACAAAAAACCTACGCAATTTTGGGTAATAAACAATGACTCCAACATAAGAAAGTGCTAATGCCAGAAATTCAGGGTCCCTtgctatgaaaaaataaaacagcctgTTCCCATTTTGGTTTCTGTTATTTAAAGACCACCTGAAACACTTGTTTAATCTCTTATTTTTAAGAGaatctgctttttatttgtctttagacaaataaagacaaaagacaTCACAAATGCCTGGAGAATTAGCAGAATTACAACTTCAGAGACATTATAGTGCTTTTTGCTATGAACTCATCAAAATTGTGGCACTTCCTTAGTGCTATGGCCACTTTGGGTAAAAGCTGAAATTCCCAATGTCTTTCCACTTTGTAACACAGCTCCAGCAAAACCTTGGGGACTGATGAATATttataaagggggaaaaaccccacaaattatTTATCAGTATCGTGCTAAGGAATGAGAATATGATACCATTATTCATATTTTGATGCAATTCAAATGAAACCCATTAAGAACAATCACAGTGTgtactgtgaaaaatgtgtattttctgattggcttttcacaaatattcaaatgagTATTATAagtgttatgttagaaagtaatgctgtgttaattttcttaagtagtgtgttaaatatagttttaggttataacataatgttaaaatagaaactatgctatgtaggatactttttttctaaagaaagaacTTGGAGCAAGatagcagccccaggacacctgaatctttcagagaaagagaatttattgctccattatcaggacaaatgaacttcttcccaccttgctcaGCTATGAGGacgctgtcaggattcagaggaagaagctgacactgcccagacagaatcctgtgtttgaatggaatttatgcatcatggatgaggggtatgaatatgcaacaggctgttgcttttaagggttaatcctctgttaacgtggggcctttttcaggcttgtgctgcccagaaaaggtacccggactctctgtaactctttgtttctattgtctcatactgtcctaatccaaattatccaaattattattaccctaattatattactatttttataataattttattactcttaaactttttaaattctaaaaacaAGCGACTGGCGTTCTTCCACGTGTACATTACCCAGGTAGTCGAATCCTCTGTACATGATGCAGGAGTCGGTGGCGTTGATGGCTTCGATCTTGTACCTGCCCAGGGGCCCCGTGGGCAGCGCGTTGTAATCCTGCTGCCACTTGGGCGAGCCCTGGTACCGCACCAGGGCCCCGCAGCGCAGCAGCCACTCCGAGGCTGCCCGGTCCGGACCCACGGCTCGGATGCGCTCGTGGTCcaccctgcaggacacagagagCACCCACAGCCCGCCTGTAGTGGGGCAAAATAACTCCATGGATCATTAAACTGCTCCACAGCAAGTATCTGGTTATGTGCACGCTCAGAGAAGTGAGGACGTGATTTACCAGAAATGGtttctgggtgatttttggaTTGTGCAGTGTTTAACatgaaaaatgcgtattttatgattggcttttcacaaatattcagatgaatattatatgtgttgtgttagaaagtgatgctgtattaactctcttaagtagtgtgttaaatatagttttagattataaaatatgttaaaatagaaactgtgctatgtaggatacttttctttaaagaaaggactcgcagtgagatagcagccacaggacacctgaatcttcCAGAGAatgagaatttattgctccattatcaggagaaacaaACTTATTCCCACCTcgaaggcgctgttaggattcagaggaagaagctgacactgcccagacagaatcctgtgtttgaatggaatttatgcatcatggatgagctgtatgaatatgcaacaggctgttgttattaagggttaatcctctgttaacgtggggcctttttcgggctcgtgctgcccagaaaaggtacccggacgtctgtaactctttgtttctattgtctcatattgtcctaatccaaactgtccaaattattattactctaattgtattactatttttataaccattttattgctattaaacttttaaaattttaaaaacaagtgattagCGTTTTTCACGCTAATCTGGTGTGAGGTTTTTTAACTTAAGTGGCAGATGCTCTTTATTAAAAGAAGAATACAAATACACCTGGACTTAACTGTTTCCTTCCATGTctgtaaggaaagaaaaccGTGCTACTGGTTAAGGTGAGTTTTAGGGTCAAAGAAGAGCAGGATTTAGGGATGGGATCCATGTGGCCAGCTTGTCTTGGCCAttccagggcaggggcagagcccgCACCTTGCTCTGGAAGGTCACGGCTTTGGAAGGGGAAGCAGACATGGAATGACCCCTTGCCAACAATAAACATGCAATCTGAGGGGAAAGAGGAGCATTAATGACAGAAAACGTTTTCTGCAGCGTAGGGACTTGATTGTTCCGCTTCACAAACCGCGCAGAGAATTTGAGGGATCTGAAAGTTAATCATTAACCAGCGACTCACTCTTACTTGTTGAACACGGCATTCAGCCATCCCCAGAAGGCTCTACAACTgcccggcggcagcggcggcttCCTCAAGAACGTCCCCAAGGCCATCATCACCTTCTTGCAGGcgggagagggaaaagggagctgTTATTTGGTGCTATTTGCGGcgccagcagcgccagcagcagcagggggaggCCGTGCCGCCCTCACGGCCTGACCGGCGCTGGGAGCCCGGAGGGCCCCACGGCTGCAGGGAGGGCCGGCACCGCCCCCGGGCTGCACCCGGCGCCCAGCGGCCGAACCTTGCccggcggagcggagcggagcggagccggagggcaggggcagcaggaggaggaggaggaggaggagagaaggacGCGCGGCCCCGGCGCTCCCTCCGCccccaagatggcggcggcgctGAGGGGCCGCGCGGGCCCGGGCGGGGCCCCGGCGCTGTGGCGGCTCCAGAGCCGGCGGCGCAGGTGAGgccggggggcagcggggcgggcccggcacACAGCGGCACCTTCCCCTGTCCTAGTCCCTTACCTTCCCTTTATCCTTGTCCCATATCGCTAAaattttccctctcccctcacccCTTCCCCCCTCTTCTTACCTTTACTTATCCACTTCCCCTGTTCgtttctgtgaaaaatgcgtattttatgattggcttttcgcaaatattcaaatgaatattatatgtgttatgttagaaagttatgctgtgttaattctcttaagcagtgtgttaaatatagttctaggttataacaaaatgttaaaatagaaactatgctatgtaggatacttttttccctaaagaaaggactcgcaccgagatagcagccacaggacacctgaatctgTCAGAggaagagaatttattgctccattatcaggagaaatgaacttcttcctgccttgctcaggaTTGGAGATgccgtcaggattcagaggaagaagctgacactgcccagacagaatcctgtgtttgaatggaatttatgcatcatggatgagctgtatgaatatgcaacaggctgttgcttttaagggttaatcctctgttaatgtgaGTTcttttttcaggcttattttgcccagaaaaaggtacctggacatccataactctttgtttctgttgccTCATATTGTTCTAATctaaattgtccaaattattattactctaattatattactatttttctaacgattttatttctcttaaacttttaaaattttaagaacaagcgattggcgtttttcacacttTCCGTATCATTTTCCCCTATCCTTTCCCTAtcccctgtccctctctcctGTATCCTCTATGTTTGCTATATCACCTTTCCCTAtcccctttcctctctcctaTATCCCCTATATTCTCTATAACCACTTCCCCTATATCCTTTAACTGCCATCCCTATACTTTCCCCCTTTACATTATTAATCACCCCTACCCTCTTTCCTTTATcccattttcttctcccctATGTCCTCTTTATTCCTTATATCTCCTTCCCTTATATCACCTTCCTTTATATCCCCTTTCCCTATCCTTTCCCCATTCCCTATCCCTGTTCTTTCCCCTATTCCCTTTCCCCTCTATTCCTGACATCCCCTTCCCCtattcccacccttttcccctATCCCTATTTGTgaaaaaatgccaatcacttgtttttaaaattttaaaagtttaatagtaataaaatggttataaaaataataatataattagagtaataataatttggattaggacaatatgagacaatagaaacaaagagttacagacagtccaggtacctttgctgggcaaaataagcccgagAAAGgccccacgttaacagaggattaacccttaaaagcaacagcctgttgcatattcatacagctcatccatgatgcataaattccattcaaacacaggattctgtctgggcagtgtcagcttcttcctctggaaTCCTGACGGTGtctccagggctgagcaaggcaggaagaagttcatttcttctgataatggagcaataaattctctttctctgacagattcaggtgtcctgtggctgctatctctgtgcaagtcctttctttagaaaaaaagtatccacatagcacagtttctattttaacattttgttataacctaaaactatatttaacacactgcttaagagaattaactcagcataactttctaacaccACACATCTAATactcatttgaatatttgcgaaaaggcaatcataaaatacgcatttttcaccccatcccttgtccctgtccccatccccggcTGTGCTGAtgccgtgtccctgtccctgcagctcgTTCGACGTGGCCGTGGTGGGCGCGGGGATCGTGGGCCTGGCCACAGCCCGGGAGCTCCTCCAGCGCCACCCCTCGCTGGCCTTGGCCgtgctggagaaggagcaggagccaggtaCGTGTCACAGACacgttttatgaaaaatcctttccttaggatctttcctcctgagaagctgagaggcctcaggaacaaaatgtaaaccatggttctctgctgctgtggaatgcaacaggtgcatctgtgattggtctcatgtggttgttgctaattaatggccaatcacagcccagctggctcagactctctggtcagtcacaagattttatcatcattccattcccttcctttctcaccttttgatgaaatcctttcttctattcttttagtatagttttaatataccattttaatatagtatatatcataaaatgataaaccagccttctgaaacatggagtcaggattctcatctcttcccatgtCGGGGTTGCCTGCAAATTCCACAGGGTATGGAGCGGGACAGGCTGTGCCCGAGGACACTCTGCCAGAACCTCAGCACCCCAGGGTAtctgtgtgcagggagcaggagctgtgggagagcagctgccctTGTTGTTGTAGTGGGTGATGGATTTCCTATTttcaggccaggttggacagggcttggagcagcctgggatgtgggaggtgtccctgagCATGGCAGGGGTGGTGATCTCTTTAGAGGTGATCTCTGAAGTCCCTTCCTtgccaaaccatcctgggattctgtgctgactctcacagaattcccagaatcactgggttgggagagaccttcaggatcatggagtccaacccagccccaccagctcaactcacccctggcacccagtgccacatccaggctttgttaaacacacccagggataGGGACTCCACCACCAGTaaaacattccagaactttatcacccttccTGTAAAAACCTTCTTCCTcatatccaacctgtatttcccttggtgcagcttgggACTGCGTGTCAGTGCCAAGACTCTCCCCTAACAAGGATTTCTTCCACCCTTCTCCCAAGGAGTGTCCTTCAGCAGAGTTACATCAGTCTGTGCttctctgctggggctgcagattGGGAATTTTGAGTTAAAAACTCCTGTGCAAGCTGCAGTGggactgctggggctgcagattGGGAATTTTAGGTTAAAAACTCCTGTGCAAGCTGGAGTGtgactgctggggctgcagattCAGAATTTTAGGTTAAAAACTCCTGTGCAAGGTACAGTGggactgctggggctgcagattCAGAATTTTAGGTTAAAAACTCCTGTGCAAAGTGCAGTGtgactgctggggctgcagattGGGAATTTTAGGTTAAAAACTCCTGTGCAAGCTGCAGTGtgactgctggggctgcagattCAGAATTTTGAGTTAAAAGCTCCTGTGCAAGCTGCAGTGtgactgctggggctgcagattCAGAATTTTGAGTTAAAAGCTCCTGTGCAAAGTGTGTGCTGGGTGCAGATTCAGAATTTTGGTTAAAGCCCGAAGCTGCAGTGggactgctggggctgcagattCAGAATTTTGAGTTAAAAGCTCCTGTGCAAGCTGCAGTGtgactgctggggctgcagattCAGCATTTTGAGTTAAAAGCTCCTGTGCAAGGTACAGTGggactgctggggctgcaggagagaggaCAAGGAGGGCAATAACCAGGATAAGGAGTAGTGCAGCTTGTGGGAGGGCACAGGCAGGTCCTGCATGGAGCTGGGAGAATCCCAAGGGATAGACATCAGTGATTAACTCCAAACAGGACCTGTGAGCCCCAAATCTTGTCTGAAATAGCTCCATCAGCCTGGCTATAAATTGCTTTTGAGATGTTCCATGACTGATACAAAATGACTTTTTATGCCCAAGGCACACAGCTGTGTGAGTGCCAAGCAGGAGTGACCTTTGGGCATCCACACCTTAAAGAGGGAGAGAAACCTGACCAAATTACTTCAGTAAAAATGTTTGTGGTGTTTTTCACCTCTATTTTATCTATTTGCAAAGAGGAAATAACAACCTAATCCAGTTCACAAATACTCAAAAGTCCTCCCAGGCCTGCCAGCATGTCCAAAGGAATTGTGGACTGGACAGGTATTATGTTGGATGAGGCCCTAGGAGATGCATTTCATTGtaaaaattggattttaaaattgaattttagcCTGTTTTGATTGACTGGTTTGTTcttgaaggaaaattttgttgttttagggttttttttccctgttggtCCAACACACTGCAGGCTGTGATGGATTATCATTAACCAGAGctggctgtgtctgtgtttctCTGACCTTTTGAGGCCAGGGGAGGAATTAATTGTGCAGTTCTCTCACTTGATCATCTCTTATAATGCTGATTTAAGGCAGGACCTCAACTAACTCATTTTTCTGACAGCACAAGTGATTAAATGGGAACAACTGAGTTCTAACaatgtgtttttccttctctttagcCCATCACCAGAGTGGCCACAACAGTGGTGTGATCCACAGCGGGATTTACTACACGCCTGGCTCCCTGAAGGCCAAGCTGTGCGTGCAGGGGGCAGCCCTGTGCTACAAATACTGTGACCAGAAGGGCATTCCCTACAAGCAGTGTGGGAAGGTACAGGAACTCTGGGATTCCCTGCTTCACCCTTGGAAACTGAGGCTCTGTGATGTGTGGTACCACGTATGGCACAGGCCT
The DNA window shown above is from Camarhynchus parvulus chromosome 5, STF_HiC, whole genome shotgun sequence and carries:
- the DMAC2L gene encoding ATP synthase subunit s, mitochondrial; its protein translation is MMALGTFLRKPPLPPGSCRAFWGWLNAVFNKVDHERIRAVGPDRAASEWLLRCGALVRYQGSPKWQQDYNALPTGPLGRYKIEAINATDSCIMYRGFDYLDGLEHVTDIRLEKCMYIQDQCLQRLSETNNLQKSLQQLKIISCGNVTDKGILALHKLANLEYLYLSDLPGIREKETTFRVLQQALPKLELELDLE